From Vibrio crassostreae, one genomic window encodes:
- a CDS encoding GrxA family glutaredoxin, with translation MFVVIFGRPACPFCVRAKEHAETLKAKRDDFNYRYVDIHAEGISKADLEKTVGKPVDTVPQIFIDQDHIGGCTEFEAYAKENLGLFD, from the coding sequence ATGTTTGTAGTTATTTTTGGTCGCCCTGCTTGCCCATTCTGTGTTCGTGCAAAAGAGCATGCTGAAACTCTTAAAGCTAAACGCGATGACTTCAACTACCGTTACGTTGACATCCACGCTGAAGGCATCAGCAAAGCTGACCTAGAAAAGACTGTTGGTAAGCCTGTAGACACAGTGCCACAAATCTTCATCGACCAAGACCACATCGGCGGCTGCACAGAATTTGAAGCATACGCAAAAGAAAACCTAGGTCTTTTCGACTAA
- a CDS encoding lysine exporter LysO family protein: MFTGMIFIFAPLVVGYLFSISNAHTLDFINRSTSRLIYVILALMGLSLAALDNLGSNLQTILLYTATFFVCLSVCNLMALPAIDKLLPLKTDSSNKKLPLSSMAMESAKLILVVGSGLIAGLVLPIGLDWVDTASEWILFVLLFFIGIQLRNSGLTLRQILLNKHGMVIAITIIMTSMLGGVIAAYILDIPLFKALAMSSGFGWYSLAGILMGDAFGPVYGGASFMLELLRELVALVLIPVLIRSYPCTSIGYAGATAMDFTLPVIQTTGGVRCVPIAIVSGFILSLLVPILMLFFVSLAN; this comes from the coding sequence ATGTTTACAGGGATGATCTTTATATTTGCGCCACTCGTCGTGGGGTATCTTTTTTCAATTTCGAACGCTCATACGCTAGACTTCATCAACCGCTCAACATCGCGGTTGATCTACGTGATTCTGGCGTTAATGGGACTCAGCTTAGCCGCTCTCGATAACTTAGGCAGTAATCTACAGACAATCCTTCTTTACACCGCCACTTTCTTCGTCTGCTTAAGCGTTTGTAACCTGATGGCGCTGCCCGCTATTGATAAGTTACTGCCACTCAAGACTGACAGCAGTAACAAAAAGCTTCCCCTCTCTTCTATGGCAATGGAGTCTGCCAAGCTGATCCTAGTGGTGGGTTCAGGCCTTATCGCTGGCTTAGTACTGCCTATTGGCCTCGATTGGGTTGATACCGCAAGCGAATGGATTCTGTTTGTTCTTCTCTTCTTTATCGGTATTCAACTGCGTAATAGCGGGCTGACACTTCGTCAGATCCTGCTCAACAAGCACGGCATGGTTATCGCAATCACGATCATCATGACCTCAATGTTAGGCGGTGTGATCGCTGCTTACATCCTTGATATCCCTCTTTTCAAAGCCCTAGCTATGTCTTCTGGATTTGGCTGGTACTCTCTGGCAGGTATCTTGATGGGTGACGCCTTTGGCCCTGTCTATGGCGGCGCATCGTTCATGCTTGAGCTATTAAGAGAGTTGGTTGCTTTGGTACTGATTCCAGTGCTGATCCGCAGCTATCCATGTACCTCTATTGGTTATGCTGGTGCTACTGCGATGGACTTCACCTTACCGGTTATTCAAACAACAGGCGGCGTTCGATGTGTGCCTATCGCTATCGTCAGTGGCTTTATCCTAAGCTTGCTTGTTCCGATATTGATGTTGTTCTTTGTATCTCTTGCTAACTAG
- a CDS encoding TfoX/Sxy family DNA transformation protein, with protein sequence MTETAFINYVNQFGEHQKRSMFGGIGLFQNDAMFALLSEGCLFIRGGKSLDKKLTDLDCEKYRHVKKQTTATVNYYDITDLFTCEHPELDSIIRTSIDNSIQQRSFKKSSASRRLRDLPNMQLTLERMVKKAGVDDVSMFMQLGAPEVFNKVREAYGNDVDLKLLWKFAGAIDGIHWKLLQEPRKQQLLKSCH encoded by the coding sequence ATGACCGAGACAGCATTTATTAATTACGTGAATCAATTTGGTGAGCATCAAAAACGTTCTATGTTCGGAGGTATTGGCCTCTTTCAAAATGACGCTATGTTCGCTTTATTGAGTGAAGGTTGTTTATTCATTAGAGGTGGAAAATCATTAGATAAAAAACTGACCGATCTTGATTGTGAAAAGTATCGTCATGTAAAAAAACAGACAACAGCTACCGTAAATTACTACGATATTACGGATCTGTTTACATGTGAACATCCTGAATTGGATAGTATTATTCGTACTTCAATCGATAACTCAATTCAGCAACGTAGCTTCAAGAAATCATCAGCTAGCCGCAGATTAAGAGATCTACCAAACATGCAACTTACGTTAGAACGCATGGTTAAAAAGGCGGGTGTGGATGATGTTTCAATGTTTATGCAGTTGGGCGCGCCTGAAGTGTTTAATAAGGTTCGCGAAGCGTACGGAAACGATGTTGACCTAAAACTACTTTGGAAATTTGCGGGTGCAATTGATGGTATTCACTGGAAACTATTACAAGAGCCACGCAAGCAGCAATTACTAAAGAGCTGCCACTAA
- a CDS encoding response regulator, which yields MNKYLILCVDDEPEVLNSVLQDLAIFEENFLVEGAESVDEAMQVIKEMGQDGIKLALILCDHIMPEKTGIDFLIELNQHDATKPTRKLLLTGQAGLEDTVTAINNAALDFYISKPWQGDQLRDTITQQLTDYVIANDKQLLNWTSILDTERILTSMADKRTSFGE from the coding sequence ATGAATAAGTACCTAATTTTATGTGTCGATGATGAACCTGAAGTTCTCAATAGTGTCCTTCAGGACTTGGCGATATTTGAAGAGAACTTTCTGGTTGAAGGTGCTGAATCGGTCGATGAAGCCATGCAAGTAATCAAAGAAATGGGACAAGATGGTATTAAGCTCGCGTTAATCTTGTGCGACCACATCATGCCAGAAAAAACCGGCATCGATTTTCTGATCGAACTCAACCAACACGACGCGACCAAGCCAACGCGTAAACTGCTACTCACAGGGCAAGCTGGGCTTGAAGATACCGTAACGGCCATTAACAACGCTGCACTTGATTTCTATATTTCAAAACCTTGGCAAGGCGACCAACTGAGAGACACGATTACTCAACAATTGACTGACTATGTCATTGCCAACGACAAACAATTGCTTAACTGGACTTCCATCTTAGATACCGAGCGTATACTGACTTCCATGGCGGATAAACGCACCAGTTTTGGTGAATAG
- a CDS encoding MurR/RpiR family transcriptional regulator, with amino-acid sequence MNTLEKIQKNLENFSKSERKVAEVIMASPQTAIHSSIATLAKMADVSEPTVNRFCRRLDTKGFPDFKLHLAQSLANGTPYVNRNVEEDDGPDAYTHKIFESTMACLDVAKNSLDAMQVNRAVDLLTQAKRISFFGLGASSAVAKDAQNKFIRFNIPITCFEDIVMQRMSCINCSDNDVIVLISHTGRTKSQVEIANLARENGATVIAITAKDSPLDKASSLSISLDVPEDTDVYMPMASRVVQMTVIDVLATGFTLRRGSGFRENLKRVKESLRDSRYEKYSQF; translated from the coding sequence ATGAATACATTAGAAAAAATACAAAAAAACCTGGAAAATTTCAGCAAGTCTGAGCGTAAGGTAGCCGAAGTAATCATGGCTTCCCCTCAAACTGCAATTCATTCTAGCATTGCTACCTTAGCTAAAATGGCTGACGTGAGTGAGCCTACAGTTAACCGCTTCTGTCGTCGTTTAGACACAAAGGGCTTTCCTGACTTCAAACTTCACCTAGCTCAAAGCTTGGCGAACGGTACACCTTACGTGAACCGTAATGTTGAAGAAGATGATGGTCCGGATGCTTATACGCATAAGATTTTCGAATCAACTATGGCTTGTCTAGACGTTGCTAAAAACAGTCTAGATGCGATGCAAGTAAACCGTGCGGTTGACTTGCTGACTCAAGCAAAACGCATTTCATTCTTCGGACTAGGTGCCTCTTCAGCTGTCGCCAAAGACGCTCAAAACAAGTTTATTCGTTTTAATATCCCAATCACGTGTTTCGAAGACATTGTGATGCAACGAATGAGCTGCATTAACTGCAGTGATAATGACGTTATTGTTCTTATCTCTCACACTGGTCGCACTAAGAGCCAAGTAGAGATTGCAAACCTAGCCCGTGAAAACGGCGCAACGGTTATCGCTATCACAGCAAAAGACTCTCCACTAGATAAAGCAAGTTCGCTTTCTATCTCATTGGATGTACCGGAAGACACAGACGTTTATATGCCAATGGCAAGCCGAGTTGTTCAAATGACGGTTATTGATGTGTTAGCGACAGGCTTTACGCTTCGTCGTGGTTCTGGTTTCAGAGAGAACCTGAAGCGCGTTAAAGAGTCTCTTCGTGATTCACGTTACGAGAAATACTCTCAGTTCTAA
- a CDS encoding aspartate:alanine antiporter, with protein MNIDVVFLLEQNPILLIFVVLSIGLAIGKIRFGSLQLGNSIGVLITSLVMGHLGFSFNADALTIGFMLFIYCVGIEAGPNFFGIFFRDGKHYLILSLVVLSTAIALTYFSSHYLGLGFGLSAGMMAGALTATPILVGAQDALNSGLAEVPRNMDLSLIIENLSVGYAMAYLVGLISMIMFARLIPKLQKVNLHDSAEQIAQERGLGASGQRKVYLPIIRAYRVGPELISWTDGKNLRELGIYRQTGCYIERIRRNGILAHPDGDAILQEGDEIALVGFPDSHARLDPSFRNGKEVFDRNLLDLRIVEEEIVVKSDSIAGKRLSDLNLSEYGCFLNRVVRAQIEMPMDLNIVLSKGDVLQVSGEKSRVHGLAEKIGFISIHSQMADLMAFCSFFILGILFGLITMTFGQVSFGLGNAVGLLLSGIMLGFLRANHPTFGYVPQGALNMVKDLGLMFFMVGIGLSAGGKIFEHLTQVGPQVIGIALVVSVLPVFFAYLVGAYVLKMNRALLFGAIIGARTCAPAMDIVNDHARSTIPALGYAGTYAIANILMTLAGTFIIIIS; from the coding sequence GTGAATATCGACGTTGTTTTTCTGTTAGAACAAAACCCCATTCTCCTCATCTTTGTTGTTTTATCGATTGGATTAGCCATTGGTAAAATTCGTTTCGGTAGTCTCCAACTCGGCAATTCAATCGGTGTTCTGATTACTTCCCTCGTTATGGGACATCTTGGCTTCTCTTTTAATGCAGATGCACTCACCATTGGCTTCATGCTGTTTATTTACTGTGTTGGCATTGAAGCGGGTCCAAACTTCTTCGGTATCTTCTTCAGAGACGGTAAGCACTACCTCATTCTGAGCCTTGTGGTACTTTCTACAGCGATTGCCCTAACCTATTTCAGTAGTCATTACCTTGGTTTAGGCTTTGGCTTGTCTGCCGGCATGATGGCGGGTGCGCTTACAGCAACACCAATTTTGGTAGGCGCACAAGACGCGCTCAACTCAGGCTTAGCAGAAGTACCAAGAAACATGGATTTGAGCCTGATTATCGAAAACCTATCGGTGGGTTACGCGATGGCTTACTTGGTTGGCTTAATCAGCATGATCATGTTCGCTCGCCTGATTCCAAAACTGCAGAAAGTAAATCTACACGATTCGGCAGAGCAGATAGCTCAAGAGCGTGGTTTAGGTGCTTCTGGTCAGCGTAAGGTTTATCTTCCTATCATTCGTGCTTATCGTGTGGGACCAGAGCTTATCTCTTGGACTGACGGTAAGAACCTGCGTGAATTAGGTATCTATCGCCAAACGGGTTGTTACATAGAGCGTATTCGTCGTAATGGTATTCTTGCCCACCCAGATGGTGATGCAATTCTGCAAGAAGGTGACGAAATCGCATTGGTAGGTTTCCCTGACAGCCACGCACGTCTTGACCCGAGCTTCCGTAACGGTAAAGAGGTTTTCGACCGTAACCTTCTCGATCTACGTATCGTGGAAGAAGAGATCGTCGTTAAGAGTGACAGCATCGCAGGTAAGCGCCTTTCAGACCTAAATCTATCCGAATACGGCTGTTTCCTTAACCGCGTAGTACGTGCTCAGATTGAAATGCCGATGGACTTAAACATCGTGCTTTCTAAAGGTGACGTACTGCAGGTGAGTGGCGAAAAGAGTCGTGTTCACGGCCTAGCAGAGAAAATTGGTTTCATCTCGATCCATAGTCAAATGGCGGATTTGATGGCCTTCTGTAGCTTCTTCATTCTGGGTATTTTGTTTGGTTTGATCACCATGACGTTCGGTCAGGTGTCATTTGGACTAGGCAACGCGGTTGGCCTTCTTCTATCAGGCATCATGCTTGGCTTCTTACGAGCGAACCACCCTACTTTCGGTTATGTTCCTCAGGGTGCGTTGAACATGGTCAAAGACCTCGGTTTGATGTTCTTTATGGTCGGTATCGGCTTAAGCGCCGGTGGTAAGATATTTGAGCACTTAACCCAAGTTGGCCCACAGGTCATTGGTATTGCTCTGGTGGTGAGTGTGCTGCCGGTATTCTTCGCTTACTTGGTTGGTGCTTATGTGTTGAAGATGAACCGAGCGCTGCTATTTGGTGCGATCATCGGTGCGCGAACCTGTGCTCCGGCAATGGACATCGTAAACGACCACGCTCGCTCAACCATTCCGGCTCTGGGTTACGCAGGTACTTATGCGATAGCCAATATATTGATGACCTTAGCAGGTACTTTCATCATCATCATTAGCTAG
- a CDS encoding ATP-binding protein — translation MNQYAVICLDNNPVSIERIRSELAPLASVFDIYTAENIEDAHHALEDIHDHHQTVALVITHHHSQFNGVQFLIELEQLPHSNTARTILVSASSDIQSILTAVNEGRLNHCLTKPVQDQVLFKSAQKELTSFVIQYDSENLLYYSDALDQQRLLRAHIEQKIHSFQSGFIHDYHQLSDNALAERVVSALQEVFSKDDKSKAIRDYSPEHLLTVEGEDNRFLWLIIEGEVALYKKDELGQQREVVRHSKGNIVGGMSFVTGEPSFSTGITLTQTRVIKLDKDSFAQVMHSNNTLLPLFTNLLLRHFNRRLQRSITNKIKLQQTLESLESAHQQLIEKEKMAMLGQLVAGVAHELNNPIAAILRSIETLSEHLDQILENSSLPESNKGTDVLAHSKLAKPLSTAQERQLVKHLTSTIDDRALAKKAVRLNLSQDAAVLDTLKDSPVAGKELLNDLEHYHYVGNSIRSIQVCSKRIADMVKSLKSYAREDEEVRHYTDIHEGLEDTLVIFENRLKHHQLEKHYDTNLPPLLCQSLSLQQVWTNLLSNALDALSERGKVSITTSQHTKGDDTFLVVQISDTGHGIAKEDINTIFNPNFTTKKEGNFGLGIGLSISQQIVSAHQGFILVESEVGSHTNMQVWLPFKQEGAPHE, via the coding sequence GTGAATCAATACGCTGTTATCTGTTTGGACAATAATCCGGTTAGCATTGAAAGAATACGTTCGGAGCTGGCTCCGTTGGCTTCTGTATTCGATATTTATACTGCCGAGAACATAGAAGACGCCCATCACGCATTAGAAGATATCCATGATCACCACCAAACTGTTGCCTTGGTGATCACTCATCATCATTCTCAATTTAATGGTGTGCAATTTCTAATTGAACTTGAACAGCTGCCCCATAGTAATACCGCAAGAACGATATTAGTCAGCGCTTCGTCAGACATTCAATCCATTCTCACCGCAGTGAATGAAGGTCGACTCAATCACTGCCTAACCAAACCAGTTCAAGATCAGGTTCTATTCAAGTCAGCGCAAAAAGAGCTAACGTCTTTTGTCATTCAATACGACTCAGAAAACCTACTCTATTACAGTGATGCATTGGATCAACAGCGCTTACTCAGAGCACACATCGAGCAAAAGATTCATTCGTTCCAGTCTGGTTTCATTCATGATTACCATCAGCTTTCTGATAATGCTCTTGCCGAGCGTGTCGTCAGTGCATTGCAGGAGGTATTCTCTAAAGATGACAAATCCAAGGCCATTCGAGATTACTCGCCAGAACACTTACTAACGGTTGAAGGTGAAGACAATCGCTTCCTATGGTTAATCATTGAAGGCGAAGTAGCACTCTACAAAAAGGATGAATTGGGGCAACAAAGAGAGGTAGTGCGTCACTCTAAAGGAAACATTGTTGGTGGGATGTCATTCGTAACAGGCGAACCTTCATTCTCTACTGGCATCACTCTTACCCAAACGCGAGTGATTAAGCTTGATAAAGACAGTTTTGCGCAGGTAATGCATTCCAACAATACCTTGCTGCCGCTATTCACCAATCTACTGCTCCGTCATTTCAATCGACGTTTGCAACGTAGCATCACCAATAAGATCAAACTTCAGCAAACACTCGAGTCACTGGAATCAGCCCACCAGCAATTGATCGAAAAAGAAAAGATGGCGATGTTAGGTCAGCTGGTAGCCGGCGTTGCTCACGAACTGAATAATCCGATTGCAGCTATATTGCGTAGTATTGAAACTCTATCTGAACACCTAGACCAGATACTTGAGAACTCTTCGCTCCCTGAATCAAACAAAGGGACTGACGTATTAGCGCATTCAAAACTAGCGAAGCCGCTATCCACGGCACAAGAAAGACAGCTGGTAAAACACCTTACATCGACCATCGATGATCGCGCTCTGGCCAAAAAAGCCGTGAGGCTCAACCTAAGCCAAGACGCTGCGGTTTTAGATACCTTAAAAGACTCCCCTGTCGCAGGCAAAGAGCTGCTCAATGACTTAGAGCATTACCATTATGTGGGGAACTCTATCCGCTCAATTCAAGTGTGCAGCAAGCGTATTGCCGATATGGTCAAAAGCCTAAAAAGCTATGCCCGAGAAGATGAAGAAGTTCGCCACTACACAGATATCCACGAAGGGCTTGAAGATACTTTAGTGATCTTTGAAAACAGACTCAAACATCACCAACTCGAGAAGCATTACGACACCAACTTACCGCCTTTATTGTGCCAGTCACTCTCTCTGCAACAAGTGTGGACCAATCTTCTTTCCAATGCGCTCGATGCCCTTTCTGAACGAGGCAAAGTGTCCATTACTACCTCTCAACATACAAAAGGTGACGACACGTTTCTTGTGGTGCAAATCTCCGATACTGGCCATGGCATTGCCAAAGAAGACATCAACACCATTTTCAACCCAAATTTCACGACCAAAAAAGAAGGTAACTTTGGTTTAGGGATTGGGCTATCCATTTCTCAACAAATCGTTTCGGCTCATCAAGGATTTATTTTGGTGGAGTCAGAGGTAGGCAGTCATACAAACATGCAAGTGTGGCTTCCATTCAAACAAGAAGGAGCACCTCATGAATAA
- a CDS encoding iron-containing alcohol dehydrogenase: protein MFQFMTSTKIIFGDGALSASLSLFNQYGYSVLLVTGNTLERTSVVTDYLDAQSMRYQHIAVSGEPNIKMVEEAAISARRFKPDMVVAMGGGSAIDMGKALAAVLPNQGNLYDYVEVVGRNVPLKTKPLPFIAIPTTASTGAEVTKNAVLKSGQDQVKVSLRSPDMLADVAIVDPTLTHGTNLYLSGRGAMDAFTHLMEAYVCGEPNPLTDMICEEGLRKLSSSVVRACVYDEPQARSDLAFASMLGGMAITNAKLGAAHGLASALGGKISAPHSVITARLAPFVMLENIAVAREEKRLDILARYQRIAQIVIGNSEAKEEEAISWLSEVLDTLKLPNLQEFDVCEAQFDEVSADALKSVAIKGNPLPLNQERLVHILKQVCEECSCGEGDHEAASMNQFEESAVESSFTIINSYASENSVVEKGNSWTI from the coding sequence ATGTTTCAATTTATGACATCTACAAAGATCATCTTTGGTGATGGAGCACTTTCCGCTTCATTGTCTCTCTTTAATCAATACGGCTATAGCGTGCTATTGGTTACAGGCAATACATTAGAGCGCACTTCAGTTGTTACTGACTATCTCGATGCGCAGAGTATGCGTTATCAACACATTGCCGTTTCCGGAGAACCTAATATTAAAATGGTCGAAGAGGCCGCTATTTCTGCCCGTCGATTTAAGCCAGATATGGTAGTCGCGATGGGTGGAGGCAGTGCCATCGATATGGGAAAAGCGTTAGCTGCGGTTTTACCTAATCAAGGCAATTTATACGACTATGTTGAAGTCGTCGGGCGTAATGTACCTCTTAAAACTAAACCTCTGCCATTTATTGCTATTCCAACCACTGCGAGCACCGGCGCGGAGGTCACTAAAAACGCGGTGCTGAAATCAGGGCAAGACCAAGTGAAAGTAAGCCTTAGAAGCCCAGACATGCTGGCTGACGTTGCGATTGTCGACCCAACCCTAACTCATGGAACTAATCTGTATTTATCTGGACGAGGTGCGATGGATGCATTTACTCATCTAATGGAAGCCTACGTGTGTGGTGAACCCAACCCGTTAACCGATATGATCTGTGAAGAAGGGCTGCGTAAGTTGAGTAGTTCTGTGGTTCGGGCGTGTGTTTATGACGAGCCTCAAGCACGTTCTGATCTTGCTTTTGCTTCTATGCTTGGTGGTATGGCGATAACAAACGCCAAGCTTGGTGCTGCCCATGGTTTAGCTTCTGCATTAGGAGGCAAGATTTCAGCGCCTCACAGTGTGATTACCGCGCGCTTAGCTCCGTTCGTGATGCTGGAAAATATTGCGGTTGCGAGAGAAGAGAAAAGATTAGACATTTTAGCGCGTTATCAGCGAATCGCTCAGATAGTGATAGGTAACTCCGAAGCAAAAGAAGAAGAGGCGATTTCTTGGTTATCTGAAGTGCTGGATACGCTTAAGTTACCCAATTTGCAGGAATTTGACGTCTGTGAAGCTCAGTTTGATGAGGTTTCTGCCGATGCGCTCAAGTCAGTGGCTATCAAAGGAAACCCTTTGCCGTTAAACCAAGAGAGGCTAGTGCATATTCTGAAACAGGTTTGCGAGGAGTGCAGTTGTGGAGAAGGGGATCATGAGGCGGCTTCAATGAACCAATTTGAAGAATCTGCAGTAGAGTCTAGCTTTACCATTATCAACTCTTATGCGTCCGAGAACAGCGTGGTAGAGAAAGGCAACAGTTGGACTATTTAA
- the panP gene encoding pyridoxal-dependent aspartate 1-decarboxylase PanP encodes MVTEQKTADVSFDSLLRIFTVPEGPDSTLTQIEDKLSRNLNQFLREHIVAEEKPLREIEKDFSNAHIPEQPEFVSEHTEHLLDSLVSHSVHTSSPSFIGHMTSALPYFLMPLSKIMIALNQNLVKIETSKAFTPLERQVLGMLHRLIYQDNDQFYSRWMHSANHSLGAFCSGGTIANITALWVARNNALKAQGSFKGVEKEGLFKAMKHYDYEGLAILVSERGHYSLKKAADVLGIGQEGLVSVKTDNDNRICTDDLRLKIEQLKQNKIKPFAVIGVAGTTETGNIDPLKDIAEVCAESDCHFHVDAAWGGATLMSNNHRHLLDGIELADSVTIDAHKQLYIPMGAGMVLFKKPDAMTAIEHHAQYILRKGSKDLGSHTLEGSRSGMAMLVYAAMHIISRPGYELLIDQSINKARYFADLIKEQSDFELVSEPELCLLTYRYVPESVKAALLKAEPEQRVQLNELLNELTKFIQKKQRETGKSFVSRTRLNPEAWAHQPIIVFRVVLANPLTGNEILSSVLEEQREISKLAPNLMGKITKLVTQINA; translated from the coding sequence ATGGTTACGGAACAAAAAACAGCAGATGTTAGCTTCGACAGTCTTCTACGTATCTTCACGGTACCGGAAGGCCCAGATTCAACACTCACTCAAATTGAAGACAAACTTTCACGAAACCTGAATCAATTCTTACGTGAACATATTGTGGCTGAAGAAAAGCCGCTGCGTGAAATTGAGAAAGATTTTTCAAATGCTCATATCCCAGAGCAACCTGAGTTTGTTTCTGAACATACTGAGCATCTCCTCGATTCGCTCGTGTCTCATTCGGTACATACGTCTTCGCCAAGTTTTATTGGTCACATGACGTCTGCGTTGCCGTACTTCCTGATGCCGCTTTCTAAAATCATGATTGCGCTGAATCAGAACCTAGTAAAAATTGAGACCTCCAAAGCTTTCACTCCCCTAGAGCGCCAAGTTCTGGGCATGTTACATCGCTTAATCTATCAAGATAATGACCAGTTCTATTCTCGTTGGATGCACAGTGCAAACCACTCTTTGGGTGCGTTTTGTTCTGGCGGTACCATCGCGAACATTACGGCGCTTTGGGTTGCACGTAACAATGCACTGAAAGCACAAGGTTCGTTCAAAGGTGTAGAGAAAGAAGGCTTATTCAAAGCCATGAAGCACTACGACTATGAAGGCCTCGCCATCTTAGTCTCTGAACGTGGTCACTACTCTCTTAAGAAAGCCGCAGATGTGCTTGGTATTGGCCAAGAAGGTTTGGTATCGGTTAAGACGGATAACGACAACCGTATTTGCACTGACGACCTAAGACTTAAGATTGAGCAACTAAAACAGAACAAGATTAAGCCTTTTGCCGTGATCGGTGTGGCTGGCACGACCGAAACTGGCAATATCGACCCACTTAAAGATATTGCTGAGGTGTGTGCAGAATCAGATTGTCACTTCCATGTGGATGCTGCTTGGGGCGGTGCGACCTTGATGTCTAACAATCATCGTCACCTGCTTGATGGTATCGAATTGGCTGACTCCGTCACCATCGATGCGCATAAACAGCTTTACATCCCTATGGGCGCAGGCATGGTTCTGTTTAAGAAACCAGATGCGATGACAGCGATTGAGCATCACGCTCAATACATCCTTCGTAAAGGCTCAAAAGATTTAGGCAGTCATACTCTTGAAGGCTCTCGTTCAGGCATGGCAATGCTGGTTTACGCAGCTATGCACATAATTAGCCGCCCAGGTTATGAGCTGTTGATCGACCAAAGTATCAACAAGGCACGTTACTTCGCCGATCTGATTAAAGAACAAAGCGATTTTGAGTTGGTATCAGAGCCAGAGCTTTGCCTGCTGACTTACCGCTATGTTCCTGAATCAGTTAAAGCTGCGCTGCTTAAAGCGGAGCCTGAACAACGCGTACAGCTGAACGAGTTACTTAATGAACTGACTAAGTTTATTCAGAAGAAGCAGCGTGAGACCGGCAAGTCTTTTGTGTCACGTACTCGTTTAAATCCTGAAGCTTGGGCACACCAGCCAATCATTGTTTTCCGCGTCGTGTTAGCTAACCCACTAACGGGTAATGAGATTCTTTCTTCAGTGCTTGAAGAACAACGCGAGATCTCTAAACTAGCGCCTAACTTGATGGGTAAAATCACCAAGTTGGTTACGCAAATCAACGCATAG
- a CDS encoding HDOD domain-containing protein, with protein MNHLSFFWLPQNKTLLLKGLESEFAQLVGHSISAGKITLPPIPNVVLKIQKLCTLESTGIAEVAECLLEDPGLTAIVIRVANSVVFNRRNITCVDIMTAVSRLGILRVRDIVTAQAIEQLKHSVNLSRECNELLVNSASVSKELGATMVLVTNGFKELSPIEYRYLEHEKSLLVGLLADIGLFCLVSEYHLYLENGNYLDHDIALQIFQGQCSATSKLVLNRWGFDSDFIDVCSNTINNHEQREVSYLDIARIANHLLMFRNKDENIDDHEVELNVTGAEVLYKLSNLSKHDFNAKLSDVINTSGF; from the coding sequence ATGAATCATTTATCGTTTTTCTGGCTACCACAAAATAAGACTCTTCTCTTAAAGGGTCTAGAATCAGAGTTTGCCCAACTTGTTGGCCATTCTATCTCAGCGGGAAAAATAACACTTCCTCCTATCCCTAACGTTGTACTGAAAATTCAAAAGCTCTGTACCCTTGAGTCAACCGGGATTGCCGAAGTTGCCGAGTGCCTACTCGAAGATCCAGGCCTCACTGCTATCGTCATTCGTGTGGCTAACTCTGTCGTCTTTAACCGACGTAATATTACTTGTGTTGATATCATGACAGCCGTGTCCCGCCTTGGCATATTAAGAGTTCGTGACATCGTGACAGCTCAAGCCATAGAGCAACTCAAACATTCAGTGAACCTAAGCAGAGAATGTAATGAGTTATTGGTTAATAGCGCTTCTGTATCCAAAGAACTGGGCGCCACTATGGTATTGGTTACCAACGGCTTCAAAGAGCTCTCTCCTATTGAATACCGCTACCTTGAACATGAAAAATCACTGCTTGTTGGATTGCTGGCTGATATTGGCTTGTTCTGTTTGGTTAGCGAATACCACCTCTACCTCGAAAATGGCAATTACCTAGACCACGACATTGCTCTACAAATCTTCCAAGGCCAATGTTCTGCTACCAGTAAATTGGTGCTTAACCGTTGGGGCTTTGACAGCGACTTTATTGATGTATGCAGCAATACCATCAACAACCACGAACAACGTGAAGTGTCTTACTTAGATATTGCTCGAATCGCTAACCACCTGCTGATGTTCAGAAACAAGGATGAGAACATCGATGATCACGAAGTTGAGCTTAACGTGACAGGTGCAGAGGTGCTTTATAAATTAAGCAACTTGAGCAAACATGATTTTAATGCAAAGCTAAGCGACGTGATCAATACTAGCGGCTTCTAA